Proteins from a single region of Ailuropoda melanoleuca isolate Jingjing chromosome 15, ASM200744v2, whole genome shotgun sequence:
- the LOC100483003 gene encoding dual specificity tyrosine-phosphorylation-regulated kinase 2: protein MNDHLHVSSHSHGQIQVQQLFEDNSNKRTVLTTQPNGLTAVGKAGLPGVPERQLESIHRRQGSSTSLKSMEGMGKVKATPMTPEQAMKQYMQKLTTFEHHEIFSYPEIYFLGPNAKKRQGMTGGPNNGGYDDDQGSYVQVPHDHVAYRYEVLKVIGKGSFGQVVKAYDHKVHQHVALKMVRNEKRFHRQAAEEIRILEHLRKQDKDNTMNVIHMLENFTFRNHICMTFELLSMNLYELIKKNKFQGFSLPLVRKFAHSILQCLDALHKNRIIHCDLKPENILLKQQGRSGIKVIDFGSSCYEHQRVYTYIQSRFYRAPEVILGARYGMPIDMWSLGCILAELLTGYPLLPGEDEGDQLACMIELLGMPSQKLLDASKRAKNFVSSKGYPRYCTVTTLSDGSVVLNGGRSRRGKLRGPPESREWGNALKGCDDPLFLDFLKQCLEWDPAVRMTPGQALRHPWLRRRLPKPPTGEKTSVKRITESTGAITSISKLPPPSSSASKLRTNLAQMTDANGNIQQRTVLPKLVS, encoded by the coding sequence ATGAATGATCACTTACACGTCAGCAGCCACAGCCACGGACAGATCCAGGTACAGCAGCTGTTCGAGGATAACAGTAACAAGCGGACAGTGCTCACGACACAGCCCAATGGGCTCACCGCAGTGGGGAAAGCGGGCTTGCCGGGGGTGCCCGAGCGGCAGCTGGAGAGCATCCACAGACGGCAGGGGAGCTCCACGTCTCTGAAGTCCATGGAAGGCATGGGGAAGGTGAAAGCCACCCCCATGACCCCTGAACAAGCAATGAAGCAATACATGCAAAAACTAACCACCTTCGAACACCATGAGATTTTTAGCTACCCTGAAATCTATTTCTTGGGTCCAAATGCAAAGAAGCGCCAGGGCATGACGGGCGGGCCCAACAACGGAGGCTATGATGACGACCAGGGATCCTACGTGCAGGTGCCCCACGATCACGTGGCTTACAGGTACGAGGTCCTCAAGGTCATCGGGAAGGGAAGCTTTGGGCAGGTGGTCAAGGCCTACGACCACAAAGTCCACCAGCACGTGGCCCTGAAGATGGTGCGGAACGAGAAGCGTTTCCACCGGCAGGCGGCAGAGGAGATCCGGATCCTGGAACACCTGCGGAAGCAGGACAAGGACAACACCATGAACGTCATCCACATGCTGGAGAACTTCACGTTCCGGAACCACATCTGCATGACGTTCGAGCTGCTGAGCATGAACCTCTACGAGCTCATCAAGAAGAATAAGTTCCAGGGCTTCAGCCTGCCTCTGGTGCGCAAGTTTGCCCACTCGATTCTGCAGTGCTTGGATGCTCTGCACAAGAACAGAATCATTCACTGTGACCTCAAGCCCGAGAACATTTTATTAAAGCAGCAGGGTCGAAGCGGGATTAAAGTGATCGACTTTGGCTCCAGTTGTTACGAGCATCAGCGTGTCTACACGTACATTCAGTCCCGTTTTTACCGGGCTCCGGAAGTGATCCTTGGCGCCAGATACGGCATGCCCATCGATATGTGGAGCCTGGGTTGCATTTTAGCAGAGCTCCTGACTGGTTACCCCCTCTTGCCTGGGGAAGATGAAGGGGACCAGCTGGCTTGTATGATTGAACTCTTGGGCATGCCCTCCCAGAAACTGCTGGATGCATCCAAACGAGCCAAAAATTTTGTGAGCTCCAAGGGTTACCCCCGTTACTGCACTGTCACAACTCTCTCAGACGGCTCTGTGGTTCTCAACGGAGGCCGTTCCcggagggggaaactgaggggcCCACCAGAGAGCAGAGAGTGGGGGAATGCACTGAAGGGGTGTGACGATCCCCTCTTCCTTGACTTCTTAAAACAGTGTTTAGAATGGGACCCTGCGGTCCGCATGACCCCTGGCCAGGCTTTGCGGCACCCCTGGCTGCGGAGGCGGTTGCCGAAGCCTCCGACGGGGGAGAAGACGTCCGTGAAGAGGATAACCGAGAGCACTGGTGCTATCACATCCATTTCCAAGTTACCTCCACCTTCCAGCTCAGCTTCCAAACTGAGGACTAATTTGGCACAGATGACAGATGCCAATGGGAATATTCAGCAGAGGACAGTGTTGCCAAAACTTGTTAGCTGA
- the LOC117795085 gene encoding dual specificity tyrosine-phosphorylation-regulated kinase 2-like yields the protein MQTNRIFKGAVGVDLDNIPSYSRLLSAFQIGGSKHTMNDHLHVSSHSHGQIQVQQLFEDNSNKRTVLTTQPNGLTAVGKAGLPGVPERQLESIHRRQGSSTSLKSMEGMGKVKATPMTPEQAMKQYMQKLTTFEHHEIFSYPEIYFLGPNAKKRQGMTGGPNNGGYDDDQGSYVQVPHDHVAYRYEVLKVIGKGSFGQVVKAYDHKVHQHVALKMVRNEKRFHRQAAEEIRILEHLRKQDKDNTMNVIHMLENFTFRNHICMTFELLSMNLYELIKKNKFQGFSLPLVRKFAHSILQCLDALHKNRIIHCDLKPENILLKQQGRSGIKVIDFGSSCYEHQRVYTYIQSRFYRAPEVILGARYGMPIDMWSLGCILAELLTGYPLLPGEDEGDQLACMIELLGMPSQKLLDASKRAKNFVSSKGYPRYCTVTTLSDGSVVLNGGRSRRGKLRGPPESREWGNALKGCDDPLFLDFLKQCLEWDPAVRMTPGQALRHPWLRRRLPKPPTGEKTSVKRITESTGAITSISKLPPPSSSASKLRTNLAQMTDANGNIQQRTVLPKLVS from the coding sequence ATGCAGACAAATCGGATTTTTAAAGGTGCGGTGGGAGTTGACTTGGATAATATCCCATCCTACTCACGGTTGCTTTCTGCTTTCCAGATTGGCGGCAGTAAGCACACGATGAATGATCACTTACACGTCAGCAGCCACAGCCACGGACAGATCCAGGTACAGCAGCTGTTCGAGGATAACAGTAACAAGCGGACAGTGCTCACGACACAGCCCAATGGGCTCACCGCAGTGGGGAAAGCGGGCTTGCCGGGGGTGCCCGAGCGGCAGCTGGAGAGCATCCACAGACGGCAGGGGAGCTCCACGTCTCTGAAGTCCATGGAAGGCATGGGGAAGGTGAAAGCCACCCCCATGACCCCTGAACAAGCAATGAAGCAATACATGCAAAAACTAACCACCTTCGAACACCATGAGATTTTCAGCTACCCTGAAATCTATTTCTTGGGTCCAAATGCAAAGAAGCGCCAGGGCATGACGGGCGGGCCCAACAACGGAGGCTATGATGACGACCAGGGATCCTACGTGCAGGTGCCCCACGATCACGTGGCTTACAGGTACGAGGTCCTCAAGGTCATCGGGAAGGGAAGCTTTGGGCAGGTGGTCAAGGCCTACGACCACAAAGTCCACCAGCACGTGGCCCTGAAGATGGTGCGGAACGAGAAGCGTTTCCACCGGCAGGCGGCAGAGGAGATCCGGATCCTGGAACACCTGCGGAAGCAGGACAAGGACAACACCATGAACGTCATCCACATGCTGGAGAACTTCACGTTCCGGAACCACATCTGCATGACGTTCGAGCTGCTGAGCATGAACCTCTACGAGCTCATCAAGAAGAATAAGTTCCAGGGCTTCAGCCTGCCTCTGGTGCGCAAGTTTGCCCACTCGATTCTGCAGTGCTTGGATGCTCTGCACAAGAACAGAATCATTCACTGTGACCTCAAGCCCGAGAACATTTTATTAAAGCAGCAGGGTCGAAGCGGGATTAAAGTGATCGACTTTGGCTCCAGTTGTTACGAGCATCAGCGTGTCTACACGTACATTCAGTCCCGTTTTTACCGGGCTCCGGAAGTGATCCTTGGCGCCAGATACGGCATGCCCATCGATATGTGGAGCCTGGGTTGCATTTTAGCAGAGCTCCTGACTGGTTACCCCCTCTTGCCTGGGGAAGATGAAGGGGACCAGCTGGCTTGTATGATTGAACTCTTGGGCATGCCCTCCCAGAAACTGCTGGATGCATCCAAACGAGCCAAAAATTTTGTGAGCTCCAAGGGTTACCCCCGTTACTGCACTGTCACAACTCTCTCAGACGGCTCTGTGGTTCTCAACGGAGGCCGTTCCcggagggggaaactgaggggcCCACCAGAGAGCAGAGAGTGGGGGAATGCACTGAAGGGGTGTGACGATCCCCTCTTCCTTGACTTCTTAAAACAGTGTTTAGAATGGGACCCTGCGGTCCGCATGACCCCTGGCCAGGCTTTGCGGCACCCCTGGCTGCGGAGGCGGTTGCCGAAGCCTCCGACGGGGGAGAAGACGTCCGTGAAGAGGATAACCGAGAGCACTGGTGCTATCACATCCATTTCCAAGTTACCTCCACCTTCCAGCTCAGCTTCCAAACTGAGGACTAATTTGGCACAGATGACAGATGCCAATGGGAATATTCAGCAGAGGACAGTGTTGCCAAAACTTGTTAGCTGA